The following is a genomic window from Xyrauchen texanus isolate HMW12.3.18 chromosome 6, RBS_HiC_50CHRs, whole genome shotgun sequence.
tttattagCTTAGGCaatttttgaaaaggtaaaaatcatGACCGTTGAATGTAAACTGATTATAACCTTGCTAAAGTTGGTgactgaaaatacaaaataaaggttGGTTATGaatgtgtataaatattgtatttttttcagaTGAAAATACTGAGACATTTCTGGACTCTTGTGATTTTGGACCACTAAACAAACACTCAAAACATGTCTTTTGCAACAatagaaatgcaaataaaaaacactttcGATGTAACTCATATGTTTTATTTCCCGAAGAAGTCCATCATCTTGCGATTTTTGCTCACCCGCTGTGCCTGTTGTTCGGCTCGTGCCATCTGCAGCACCTCGCGCAACAGGTGGAAAGTCAGATCCAGTGAAATGGGAGGTTCTTCGGAACGGCGCTCGCGCGCTTCGAGACTGTGCATGATTTTATTACCGACCTGACCTCCTAACAACCGCTGCGTGAGCTGAAGCTGAAGTGCCTCGGTGTGCGGCGGTGATCTCTGGTCGTTGTCCAGTCTGATGAAGTACTCCTCTCCTAAGTGCGTCAGAACCGGCAGCTGCGTGTCCGTGTGTCCTGGAGCGGACTCACCAGAGCGCGAGAGGAACACACCAAGAGACACCGCCATGAGCAGCACGTGCAGCTTCATTGAGGGAAATTCAcgttaatctaaaaaaaaaaaaaaaaaaaaaaaattttgtgaaAGAGTGATAAAAACGTATCCAGATCTGGCTGGACATTATTATGAACTTCATTTTTCTTACTGTATCAGCGTGACGCAAAGTTATCTGAATTTATTATAGACTTAGGCTTCATATGATCTACGCTGAAAGAATATGATgggttggatttacttaaaatatatatgtagtgtTTTTAAGTCAGGCATTAAACTTTATTCCCCTAAGAAGTCCATATAAGTCACATTTCAGCTATGCATATTCACATGCACATGGGAAATTGACATTGACAAGTTATTAATTAAGCTGTTAATGCAAGATATTATGGAACACTATTAATCACCTTAATGGTGACTTTACACAAAACAGCTATTTACagtataacaacaacaataatactaAAAATAGCTAAAATATCTATTAATTCTTAATAAGATCTGCCCACATAAGTTCCTTTTTTACCAAACAATCATGCTTAAATTATTCACGCTCAAGGGCTTATTCACCACAACCTCAGTTTTTCATTTGATTGTTTGAGTTACTAGTAGGGCCTacataaaatcttaattttatggatttgTAAGTTTAAGAAGTTCAAGGAATTCACGattgttcattttctttgttacACTCTAAGTTCCCCTTAAACTTTACactgtattttgtgttgtacacatGAATGAAATTGATGTAAAGCtaaagattttataaatatgtgcATTTCCAAAAGtgcctatttatttttatactttatggTTGTTAAGCCAACAAATCCTGTACAGACCGGTGCGATTAATAATTATTCTCTGCTACAAGGGAGACAGGTGCAAGTCAAAAGGTGGAAGTTGGCACAAGGGCTTTAGCTCAGTAAGATTTTTTGAGTCAAATTACACaatcaaaaacacaaataatttttagatttaagcatttaaattgtataacAAATTACCACCAAAaagaattgagtaatctttaacaatatacagtaaaaaactaaatatattttaagttttattagttTAATTTTGTGAAAGCTATacacaattcaattcaatggaaATTAGTTATGACATTTTgtccattgttttttttaatttcaaacaCCTACTTCAAAATTATCACAaattagatttgtatttatttatttattattcttttattttggggggaattctGTGTACCAAActaaaattccaatttcacatttaTGTAATTGGCTAACAAGTGAACACAACCACACATAGCCTACATTcaggcaagggtcaactatatCTAATAAAAGTAGCTTTTAATCCCATTTCTGTTGGCAAAAAAGCAATGGTTTGATATTTCTATTCTTTAGGTTTGAGTTTCAGGATCATAATTGATCAATTATGCTAATCAtacaatttaaaagtaataaattaagcaaatttCGCCTATAAAAATAAACCAACACTGAGAAACATTAGTTCTAAACTGGCCCCGGTTTCCCTAATATCCGTTCCCAATGAGAATATGAATTATCCTCGTATAATTATTGATTCTGTGCCACTAAAACACAGTttactgttaaaatgtattgctgaATCGAGATCATTGTGGaggaaaaataataatgtattaaaataaataaatcttgttcATTCTTTTGTGAAGAAAAACTGAATCggttaattacataaaaaaaaaaggttaaggaAAAATTCCCTTAAAGTAAACAGTTGTGCAGTTTGTGTTCAGTTCACACTCACCTCAGTGCTGCTGTCAGATTCCACGAATTCTCCGGAATTTAGGCTACTGCGTTTGTCAGTGGAGCGCGGTCCTCACCTGAGTCAATCGGTGGAGCGCGAGCATCGGTGGGGTTTATTTATATGATGCGCACGCGCACATGCGCGCGAAGAGCACATTAAATCTAAGATCTGAATGAGTCACGGGGTAGTGGGCTCTGGTTCGAGGGGTCCAAAATGAATATGCTGTATAGAACCTCTCTCGGACTCCACATGCGTATTTAATTTCACATTGAAGCTTAAATCTAGAGCAGTCTCCGATTAATTAACCGGGTCTCTACTAATTTGTGTTAATGAAAATTATTCGGCCGCCGGTAATTAAGAGACTCAGTTGATGACGCACTGGGAGGGCAGCGGATCTACTCGTGCTGAAATCACAACTTGGCACCGATGCGGACAAGGACCTCCCATGTGGGATCAGCTGGTTTACAGAATTGCCCATTGCAATAATCAGAACATGGACACATTAAATAGGctaaatgtattcaaatatattCATGTGTTTGTGAGAAAAGCTGTTATGTCATTAATAAAGCTGTTTGGCTGTTAGCAAAATTGGAAATTAGTTCTAAAGTGTTATTTTCCTTTGGAAATACTAGGTTACATTTGCTGCTCTCGTTTAAAGGTGGCAAAGCATTTAATCATGCACCGTATCCGGACCCAAATGTATCtggacatttaaagggatagttcacccaaaaatgaaaactcataatttactcaacctcatgccatcccagatgtgtgtgacattctttcatcagctgaacacaaacgaagactttaaaaataatatttaagctccatacaatagaagtgaataggAACCACatttgtgaagctccaaaaagtacataaaggcagcataaaagtcattcatatgacttcagaaatctatatattcagaggtgatatataagtgtgggtgagcaacaaattcatatttaagtcctttttaactaccaatctccagtttcacactctttttcttttgtttttggtgatttgtacTCTTCATGcattttgccacctactgggcatggaggataatttatagtaaaaaaggacttaaataatgatttGTTTCTCCATCAAacttatcatataacttctgaagatatagagtttaaccaatggagtcacatgaattacttttatcctgcctttatgtgcattttggtgcttcaaaatgttggtacccattcacttgcattgtgaggacctacagagctgagatatccaaaataatattctaaatatctttgtttgtgttcagcagaagaaagaagtcattcATACACAGATTAAATGATtcgagaatttttatttttgggtgaaaatcaCTCATCTGAAAAATGTACAAACGTCATTGCAttatagataacaaaatatcaaaccaaatagcATTTATATAGACTGCAAGCACTCTTTTTAAAATTTCACACAAAGAAGTTGCTTATTATtctaaaaagattttaaaaaatactGTTACAAGTTAAGACAAAAGTATTGGATGCTTTCTGGCTGtcaaacttgaggggaactgacttcaaacATCCATTAAAATGACCTTGAGGCCTGTAGgttaaatgtaattgcaaaaataccaagaatttttttttgagCAAAGATCAAGTATTATTGTTTGTAATGCATCTAAATatcttttggggccactgtaaatAAGCCCCTGGTTAgccagcctgtgtgtgtgtgtgtttgtgtgtttgtgagcatgtatttatcactttgtggggcaccaaatgtccccataaggatagtaaaacccgaaatgtttgaccttgtggggacattttgttggtccccatgaggaaaacagcttataaatcatactaaattatgttttttgaaaatgtaaaaatgcattatgttttctgtgagggttaggtttaggggtagggttaggtttaggggatagaatataaagtttgtacagtataaaaaccattatgtctatggaaagtccccataaaacatggaaacacaacatgtgtgtgtttgtgtgtgtgtgtgtgtgtgtgtgagagagagagagagagagcgagatctGAAGAGTAAAGAGTCCATGTGTGTGCATAAGTGTGCACTTTCTTTTTAGAGAGAGAGGAGGACTTGTGTGTTTTTTGGTAAAGGTCTCACACTGCTGCAATGAAAGACACACAGTGGGAGGCAGGTCACCATCCAGACATCTCACACATGCGCTGACACATCTGACCTTTATCATCACCGAATATCTTCATCAAATCAGGAGCTCTCTGCACCGACtgctaaaacaaattataaatcatACACGCACATATCAGTGTATATTACagaacacattcacatacacaacaTTAATACAGCGAAATAGATTTGGAGGATGACAGTGTAGATTTGACAGTCAAGGATGTGTGGCAGTGtctcagaaatgaacttttacaTTATGAGATGAAATCTGCCCCTTGGATAACATTTTCATGGACATTTTATACCTTTATGAGGGCAATTTAGTTTCTAACCTTATATAAGAAATAGTCTCATCCATTTAAATCAAATACTTAAATTTAATGAATTTATTACTACAAATTCTCAAGATTGAGAATTCATTAACTATACccttttaaatcaacatcaagtgtaactaggactataatagaatattaagaacaaTATCGgatattacaattaaaaacagAAGAATTTGGACAGAAAGGACAGAAAATTGCTAAGAGtgtaagtatttgtgtgtgtgtgtgtgtgtgtgtgtgtgtgtgtgtgatagtgtgtgtgtgtgtgtgtgtgtgtgtgtttattttggaTGGTTTGTATTTTATCATTCTAGTGTAATTACTGACACATTAAATAATCATCTCAAAGTGGTCCAGCTGTTAAAAAAGCATTCTGTTAAAGTCAATTAACACAAACAGCTGCTCCACACTGAAGAGTTAAACACCATTAACATGTTGTGGCATGAGCACTGTTAACATATTTTGATAAAACAAcaggaaataaaaacagaatcACAGTGACTGGGgtagaagcacacacacacacacacacattggtttgcgataaaaatattgaatatttagCTGTCACCTTTAGCTTGGTCACTCTGGGTTGTAAGGCCACACTATCAGTGCCATACAAATACTttttagtgaaaatgtttctcttgaggtttatataaaaacattaataaaaaataagatgGTACAGAAaaaaactataaactataaaaCTATAAACTTTACACTAAATAAATATTCTTGGAGtatattttataacaaatatacctattatatatatttatttatgcacatATTTAtgcacttgggaaaaatgtttCATAGTGAGGATggcttcaaaaataatgacataaatagttttcatttatcacttaatgtcatacaaagtccagtaaacataaaaaaagctaaatcaatatttgatgtgaccacctctgcctttaaaacagcaccaattctcaaAGGTACAAGtttgtcttggttgttggcagataggatgttccaaccTATctgaattcgccacagttcttctatctgtttaggctgtctccattactgtctctttatgtaatctcagactgacatgatgttcagtggggggctttagGAGGCCATTAcatctgttgcagagctccctgttcttcCAATCTAATCTATTCTATTTGTATGTTTGGGACtaagtctaacatttatatttcctagcggctataaccatcttaagacaaatgcttttgtaaaacatataatgtgcctaaaacctttggacagtatactgtatatatacagtataggttATATATATTAGGAACGGGGGTCATCTACCTATTTTGGGGTCCTACAATCGAAAACCAAATGAAATATCTGTCAGCAGGTGGCAGACATTCTGGTGCAAAACGTCGGTGTCCGGGGTGCGCGCGTAGCGGGCGCGAGCAGAAATCAAGCCTGTTTTTTCATCATGGCTGGCGGCGAAAGAGTCGCTCGTCTAATGCGCCAGCTCGCGAGCGCGGCGTAAGTTTTGCACATTTGATTTCACACCGCTACGGTATTAAAGTGTGTATTTagtgaatatactgtaaatatgtattcatTTTTGTATGTATTATGGACTCTAATCAACGCCTTGAAAGTTGTAAACAAACTCACAGGACACCCAAATATGATTTGAAAGACATACAGTAGTAGACCTACCTTGTACATTTATAACCTACAGATATCAGCACCTTatatttacacacaaaatgttttaaaggtgCAGATGCCCCGCTCATTCTCAGGCGTATTCGCATTCCTATCAACGAGGTAATATATTTTGGTTACAATTCCGattaggttccatttgttaacattagttaaatgtGAATTAACAACGAACAATACTTTTACCacatttaataatcttggttaatgtccaGTTCTACATATTGCCTActaatacacttttaaaatgaaaagtttgattttttttacattataaactaacaatgaatgcTTGTGTTTTTatcaactaacattaacaaagattaaaataaggctgtaaaatatgttgttcattgtttgtttatgattgtacctaatgcattaactaattgtAATGAATTAAACCTTATTTGAAAGTGCTACCAatcatttttcataatttgttttctctgactatatttactcaattatgtatgagtgtgttttaTGTGCTTAGTTTCTGCAGGTGAAGCTCATTCCTGTCAACAGAAAACTGACTACGCTTTTGAAGTAAGAGTGCACCATACATTTATTATTGAACCGTAAGTGGTAAAAACAATttatagtggtggtggtgtagtgggctaaaccacataactggtaatcagaaggtcgctggttcgaacacCACAGcacccaccattgtgtccttgagcaaggcacttaactccagattgctctgggggattgtccctgtaataagtgcactgtaagtcgctttggataaagcgtctgccaaatgcataaatgtaaaagtagttATTTACTATTACATAATATGACATCAAACTCTCTTTATATTTACCATTTTTGTTCATTGTCTGTTTATTCTTTCTCAGATGGCCTGCTCAAATATCAGATTTGGAGCAGGAGTGACCAGAGAAATTGGCATGGTAACACTGACCCATCCTGAAATGATAAACGCTGAAGGCTTTTGCTGTTACAGAAAACTGATTATTGCTATTTATCCGAATTAAACTCTAACTTTGAATGTAttattgtttatctttttttGGTAACTCTTAAGTCTGCCCTTCAAAGTCAATTAAGTTTTAGAGTTGTCATTCatcataaattgtaaaaaaaatacaaaaagttattGTAAAGGAGACTGTGGCTTTTGATTTGTTGTTCAGGATTTGCAGAACATGGGAGCACGTAATGTGTGTCTGATGACTGATAGAAACCTGTTGCAGCTGCCTCCCGTTGCGGCAGTGCTGGACTCATTGACAAAACAAGGAGTTAAATACAAGATCTATCCGGATGTAAGAGTGGAACCAACAGACAAAAGGTAGAAAAAGAGGAGCACCTGTGCCATCACAGTAATGCATAGaggcaaaaaagaaaagagaatgcATGCATGTATGGGAATCAGTGAGCAAATGTGTGTTTACACAAGAGGgtcatttgtacttttttatgtCTTTGTTGAACTTGCATCAGAAAACAGTGCAGCTTACACAGTGTGATTGTGTTGGATTGTTATCTGTTTTTTTTCAACATGCATATCCTTGTTTCTTATTGAAAAAAGAAGCGTGTGACTACTGTTTCTCTTTTCAGCTTTCAAGCAGCGATCAGTTTTGCCAAAAAAGGACACTTCGATGTTTATGTTGCTGTTGGCGGGGGCTCTGTGATTGATACCTGTAAAGCAGCCAATCTCTATGCATCTCATCCAGAGGCAGAGTTTCTAGACTTTGTCAATGCACCAATTGGAAAAGGAAAACCAATTACAAGCTCGTTGAAGCCACTTATTGCTGGTACAAACAAACAGGGATTTAAACTCTTAATCTTATAATCTTTTaagattaataatcttttaattttgatttctcactctctctcgatTCTAGTAACCATTTTATGTTGTACAGATAACTAACTCTTGTATACAATGTGGACCAGCATTATTGAGCTTCTAAAATAATTACTGAATCaattaaattaaagggatagttcacccaaaaatgaaaattctctaattatttactcaccttcatgccatcccagatgtgtgaaacttcctttcttctgcagaacacaaacaaagatttttagaagaatatctaagctggtccattcaattcaagtgaattgtggccagaactttgaagctccaaaaagcacataaaggtatcataaaatAATCTAATAGAACTCGAGTGTTATACTGTAATTCATGTCATCTAAAGCGaaatgataggtatgggtgagaaacagatcaatgtttacatcctattttactataaattctcactgcccagtaggtggcgatatgcacaaagaatgtgaattgacaaaaacaaaagaaaaagacgGTGTAAAGGAAtgtgaagatttagagtaaaaaattactttttttgcctacacctatcatatcgcttctgaagacatggatttaaccactggagtcatacaggGAAGGCATGACTCataatggcatgatggtgagtaagtgatgagggaagtttcatttttgggtgaactatccctttatactGGTAAAAGTTTTGCCTGtaactgttttatttttcattttgtgtatttgtgtatgtgtaagttCCTACCACTGCTGGAACAGGGAGTGAAACCACAGGAGTGGCAATCTTTGACTTTGAGGACATGAAGGCCAAAACTGGTTTGAAGAAACATTTTACTGATTAACATTGTGTTGACACAGTTCTTTGTATCCATAAGTACAGATCACAGAGAGAAATGGAGTGtcagaagtttgtttaaaatgaGATTAGTGTTAAGTACAGGCTTATGGTTAGTGGGTGGGGTTTAGTATTGATTTATGAGTAGAATTAATATGTCAGTACCTCTTTAGTTGATTTGTACCtgattaaaatacttttaatgGTATGGGTTTTCAGGTATAGCGAATCGAGCCCTAAAGCCCACTTTAGGGATGGTGGACCCCCTGCACACTCTTCACATGCCATCCAGAGTGGCAGCTAACAGCGGGTTTGATGTGCTCTGGTGTGTTAATATCCTTTTTATTAACCTGACATTTACTTTCTTAGATACTTTAAATTACATTAGTGTAACAGCATTATAcaatttaaagtacatttaaatatgtacagtataagcGGTTTAAGTACACTGACAAAACTGAAGATGTTGAAATTGAGGGGGTTAATTTTGATAAAGATTTACTAGGGTTTGCTCATTCTGTCCTTTGAAAAAAGTTAATTATATACTTGTTCCCTTTTTTGAATGAAGGGAAATTGTCCTATTGCTGCCTTTCAGTTGACTTTCTGTGTACCTGTTGAATGCTTTATGTGCATGATGAACTACATTTACTGTGTAcactgatcagtcacaacattaaaatcactgaCAGGTTAAGTGAACAACAATTATATCTTGTTACAGTTGCACCTgtaaggggtgggatatattaggcagcaagtgaacagtcagttcttgaatttcatgtgttggaagcaggaaaaatgggcaagtgtaaggatctgtGCGACTTctacaagggccaaattgtgatggctaggcgactgggtcagagcatctccaaaacgttaggtcttgtggggtgttcccggtatgcagtggttagtacctaccaaaagtggtccaaggaaggacaaccggtgaactggcGACAGGGTCATAGGCAGCAGGCCACATACACCCGTTCATGGCAAAagtatttcctgatggcagtggcctctttcagcagtataactgccacaatgcaaaaattgttcaggaatggtttgaggaacatgacaaagagttcaaggtgttgagtTGGAgaccccacctcgcaacttacaggacttaagaGATCTGTTGCTAACgttttggtgccagataccacaggacaccttcagaggtcttgtggagtccatgcctcgacgggtcagagctgttttggcagaacAAAGAAGGACCTAGATGATATTAGCCCGTGatgttaatgttgtggctgatcagtgaacTGTATACAAATACATTGCACTAcatgaaaaaaacaattgtgaagGAGAATGCATGCCAAATGGAATGAAAAGCTTCTTTAAGACAATCATAGTTGATTATGATagatatttattattgtttgcTTTAAATTTCTCTCTATAAAGTCATGCATTGGAGTCTTTTACCGCATTACCGTATAACCAGAGGAGTCCCTGTCCAACCAACCCCCTCAATCGGCCTGCCTACCAGGGCAGTAATCCAATCAGTGATGTCTGGGCAAAACATGCTCTGCAGATTGTTGCCAAATATTTGAAACGGTATGTTTAAGTGTGTGTTAGGTCTCATTGTGATTAATTGGTTGTTTATTATGTGATGATTTGACTTCTAAAATTTGAATACCGGTAAAGTAAGAATGCATGTGTGGTTTTGTGTGTTGTAGGGCGGTGCATGACTCTGGTGATGTAGAGGCTCGCACCAGCATGCACCTGGCCAGTGTATTTGCTGGAATTGGCTTTGGCAATGCTGGAGTCCATTTATGGTAATTAAACAGAACTCATTAACATCCAAAAAAGAAACAATTCTGTTAATGAGTTTGTTAGCATCAAATCACAGCACTTTTATGAGACTGCCCAATTGAACTATTAGTTCTAAACTATGATTATTCTCCATTTGTCCACCTGCGCATATTTTAGGGAGCACAGGTGCACTGCACTTATTGTTCAGGGACTGGCTCAAGAGATCTCAGTTCTTACTGAAACTTTTGTAATGGCTAGCCGATTCTGTATCTCTAAGATGTGCAGTGCTTTAACATTGATTTTCCACACCATACTAAATTAGaggtattattataaaaatgcaacattttcaTAAAAGGCTGTatcagccaaaaaaaaataaaaaactttttctaTCCATATTAGAGTTTGGGTTAATTTGGCTTCTACTTCTAATTTTCGATGAATATATTTCTGGGGGTTATTTGGTAATGtgaattgtttgtttttagttaattttttctgttgttaatttgtttgtttttttgttttctttctttaataAGTCATGGAATGTCATACCCCATTGCCGGAAATGTCAAAACTCACAAAGCCAAAGGCTACAATGTAGACCATCCTATAGTGGTAAGTATATTGAACTGTATCTAAAGCAAGAATCACACatcatttgttatatatatatatatatatatatatatatatatatatatatatatatatatatatcagtcaggtccataaatattgggacatcgacacaattctaatctttttggctctatacaccaccacaatggatttgaaatgaaacgaacaagatgtgctttaactgcagacgttcagctttaatttgagggcaTTTACATctaaatcaggtgaacggtgtaggaattacaacagtttgtatatgtgcctcccactttttaagggaccaaaagtaatgggacaattggctgctcaggtgtgtgttattcccttattatcccatttacaaggagcagataaaaggtccagagttcatttcaagtgtgctatttgcatttggaatctgttgctgtcaactctcaatatgagatccaaagagctgtcactatcagtgaagcaagccatcattaggctgaaaaatcaaaacaaacccatcagagacaTAGttaaaa
Proteins encoded in this region:
- the LOC127645287 gene encoding corticoliberin-1; this translates as MKLHVLLMAVSLGVFLSRSGESAPGHTDTQLPVLTHLGEEYFIRLDNDQRSPPHTEALQLQLTQRLLGGQVGNKIMHSLEARERRSEEPPISLDLTFHLLREVLQMARAEQQAQRVSKNRKMMDFFGK
- the adhfe1 gene encoding hydroxyacid-oxoacid transhydrogenase, mitochondrial is translated as MAGGERVARLMRQLASAACRCPAHSQAYSHSYQRVSAGEAHSCQQKTDYAFEMACSNIRFGAGVTREIGMDLQNMGARNVCLMTDRNLLQLPPVAAVLDSLTKQGVKYKIYPDVRVEPTDKSFQAAISFAKKGHFDVYVAVGGGSVIDTCKAANLYASHPEAEFLDFVNAPIGKGKPITSSLKPLIAVPTTAGTGSETTGVAIFDFEDMKAKTGIANRALKPTLGMVDPLHTLHMPSRVAANSGFDVLCHALESFTALPYNQRSPCPTNPLNRPAYQGSNPISDVWAKHALQIVAKYLKRAVHDSGDVEARTSMHLASVFAGIGFGNAGVHLCHGMSYPIAGNVKTHKAKGYNVDHPIVPHGLSVVLTSPAVFAFTGNMCPERHLEAAQILGADVTNVKKADAGRVLADILRSLLYDLEVEDGLSAIGYTKEDIPSLVKGTIPQERVTKLSPRAHTEEDLTDLFAASMKLY